Proteins from a genomic interval of Cryptosporangium minutisporangium:
- a CDS encoding response regulator transcription factor, translating into MIVDDHPLWRDAVARDLASAGFDVVATAGDGAAAVRIAAASRPQVVVMDLQLPELSGVEATARILAADPSCRVLVLSASAERPDVLEAIRAGATGYLVKSAGAGELVDAVARTARGEAAFTAGLAGLVLGEYRRLAAGPEPAAGPALTGRETEVLRLVARGLTAKQVATRLSLSVRTVQNHLQNVMDKLQVHNRAGLVRYAIEAGLDEGA; encoded by the coding sequence ATGATCGTCGACGACCATCCGCTCTGGCGCGACGCCGTGGCCCGTGACCTGGCCTCGGCCGGATTCGACGTGGTGGCCACCGCGGGAGACGGTGCCGCCGCGGTGCGGATCGCCGCCGCCAGCCGTCCGCAGGTGGTCGTGATGGACCTCCAGTTGCCGGAGCTGTCCGGCGTCGAGGCGACCGCGCGGATCCTCGCGGCCGATCCCTCCTGCCGCGTGCTGGTGCTCTCGGCCAGCGCGGAGCGGCCGGACGTCCTGGAGGCGATCCGGGCCGGTGCGACCGGCTACCTGGTGAAGTCGGCCGGCGCCGGAGAGCTGGTGGACGCCGTCGCCCGGACGGCGCGGGGCGAGGCGGCCTTCACCGCGGGCCTGGCCGGGCTCGTGCTCGGCGAGTACCGGCGGCTGGCGGCGGGACCGGAACCGGCCGCCGGACCGGCGCTGACCGGACGCGAGACCGAGGTGCTCCGGCTGGTGGCCAGGGGGCTGACCGCGAAGCAGGTGGCCACCCGGCTGAGCCTCTCGGTCCGCACGGTCCAGAACCATCTGCAGAACGTCATGGACAAGCTGCAGGTGCACAACCGGGCCGGGCTGGTGCGCTACGCGATCGAGGCGGGCCTCGACGAGGGCGCTTGA
- the macS gene encoding MacS family sensor histidine kinase yields the protein MLPETRTRPTSGDRRPAGFTVEVTGWRGLAAFRFLTLVYAVALNLDDLGRVRSPAWCIATLVGMTVWSVVATYCYARPRLRTPVLLAVDLLITLATVLATLLVETPERIADGEYTVPTVWAASAVMAWALRWEVVGGMLATLALGAANVLVVDGQPTRGTVHNMILVLLAAIVIGYVAEVLRQVDRIMVDTWREQGAVAERDRLARQIHDGVLQVLALVKRRGAELDGPGRELAELAGEQEAALRALMTGGSSAPAHGEVDLTALVAPATATPGVELVAPAEPVLLPAAVASEVAAAVGAALHNVGEHAPGAHAWVVIEEEPDAVLVTVRDDGPGLPPGRLAEAAAEGRLGVIQSIRGRIRTLGGTVTITGQPGEGTEVELHVPR from the coding sequence TTGCTGCCTGAAACACGGACTCGTCCGACGTCGGGTGACCGGCGCCCGGCGGGGTTCACCGTCGAGGTCACCGGTTGGCGTGGGCTTGCCGCGTTCCGGTTCCTGACGCTGGTCTACGCGGTCGCGCTCAACCTGGACGACCTGGGTCGGGTGCGCAGCCCGGCCTGGTGCATCGCGACGCTCGTCGGGATGACGGTCTGGAGCGTCGTCGCGACGTACTGCTACGCACGGCCCCGCCTACGGACGCCGGTCCTGCTCGCGGTGGATCTCCTGATCACGCTCGCGACGGTCCTGGCGACCCTGCTGGTCGAGACGCCGGAACGGATCGCCGACGGCGAGTACACCGTGCCGACGGTGTGGGCGGCGAGCGCGGTGATGGCGTGGGCGCTGCGCTGGGAGGTCGTCGGGGGCATGCTGGCGACGCTCGCCCTGGGCGCGGCGAACGTCCTGGTCGTCGACGGTCAGCCGACCCGCGGAACCGTGCACAACATGATTCTCGTGCTGCTCGCCGCGATCGTGATCGGCTACGTGGCGGAGGTGCTCCGGCAAGTCGACCGGATCATGGTCGACACCTGGCGCGAGCAGGGTGCCGTCGCCGAACGTGACCGGCTCGCGCGGCAGATCCACGACGGCGTCCTGCAGGTGCTCGCGCTGGTGAAGCGACGCGGCGCGGAGCTGGACGGGCCGGGCCGCGAACTGGCGGAGCTCGCCGGTGAGCAGGAAGCCGCGCTCCGGGCGTTGATGACCGGTGGCTCGTCGGCGCCCGCGCACGGCGAGGTCGACCTGACCGCGCTGGTCGCCCCGGCGACGGCGACACCGGGGGTGGAGCTGGTCGCCCCCGCCGAGCCGGTGTTACTCCCGGCGGCGGTCGCGTCCGAGGTGGCGGCGGCGGTCGGCGCGGCGCTGCACAACGTCGGTGAGCACGCGCCGGGTGCGCACGCCTGGGTCGTCATCGAGGAGGAGCCGGACGCGGTCCTGGTCACGGTCCGGGACGACGGCCCGGGGCTGCCGCCCGGCCGACTGGCCGAGGCCGCCGCCGAAGGGCGACTCGGTGTGATTCAGTCGATCCGCGGTCGGATCCGGACACTCGGCGGCACGGTGACGATCACCGGTCAGCCCGGTGAGGGAACAGAGGTGGAGCTCCATGTACCCCGGTGA
- a CDS encoding lysophospholipid acyltransferase family protein: MFYWVCKYILIGPFLRVLFRPVLEGVEQIPAHGPAILASNHLSFSDSFFLPLMVPRRITFLAKAEYFTGKGFKGMFSRLFFSAAGCVPIDRTSGSAAEAALTTGARVLGEGHLLGIYPEGTRSPDGKLYRGKTGVARLALETGVPVIPVAMINTDQVQPIGQLIPKVMRVRMRVGKPLDFSRYAGMAGNRFVERSVTDQIMYELLQLSGQEYRDVYAASVKSGVAADRPAAEPVAA; encoded by the coding sequence GTGTTCTACTGGGTGTGCAAATACATCCTGATCGGGCCTTTTCTCCGAGTGCTCTTCCGGCCGGTGCTGGAGGGCGTCGAGCAGATCCCGGCGCACGGCCCGGCGATCCTGGCCAGCAACCACCTGTCGTTCAGCGACTCGTTCTTCCTCCCGCTGATGGTTCCGCGCCGCATCACGTTCCTCGCCAAGGCGGAGTACTTCACCGGTAAGGGCTTCAAGGGCATGTTCTCCCGGCTGTTCTTCAGCGCGGCCGGGTGCGTTCCGATCGACCGGACGTCCGGCTCCGCCGCCGAGGCCGCGCTGACGACCGGCGCCCGCGTACTCGGGGAGGGGCACCTGCTCGGCATCTATCCCGAGGGCACCCGGTCGCCGGACGGCAAGCTGTACCGGGGGAAGACCGGCGTGGCCCGGCTCGCGCTGGAGACCGGCGTCCCGGTCATCCCGGTGGCGATGATCAACACCGACCAGGTGCAGCCGATCGGGCAGCTGATCCCCAAGGTCATGCGGGTCCGGATGCGGGTCGGGAAGCCGCTGGACTTCTCCCGTTACGCGGGGATGGCCGGCAACCGCTTCGTGGAGCGGTCGGTGACCGATCAGATCATGTACGAGCTGCTGCAACTGTCCGGCCAGGAGTACCGCGACGTGTACGCGGCGTCGGTCAAGAGCGGCGTCGCGGCCGACCGTCCCGCGGCGGAGCCCGTTGCTGCCTGA
- a CDS encoding alpha/beta hydrolase, producing MLPGAEPFLFDAGSDAPAGVLLSHGFTGTPQSIRPWGEALHAAGYTVACPLLPGHGTRWQDMNRTTWRDWYATVEQEYLALRDRLPQGAPVVVGGLSMGGTLVTRLVQEHAGRDTEPAGLLLVNPSYLTLRKDAALLPVVSRVLGSFPGISDDIKKPGAHELAYDRLPLKAAASLSQLWKLVRADLGRVTVPVRLFRSLTDHVVEPASGEALLAGVASSVKSEVILPESYHVATLDNDAPTIFESSAEFIASLLRPASADGTR from the coding sequence GTGCTGCCCGGCGCAGAACCTTTCCTTTTCGACGCTGGGTCCGACGCGCCCGCGGGCGTTCTGCTGAGCCACGGCTTCACCGGCACTCCGCAGTCGATCCGCCCGTGGGGCGAGGCGCTGCACGCCGCCGGGTACACGGTGGCGTGCCCCCTGCTGCCCGGACACGGCACCCGCTGGCAGGACATGAATCGCACGACGTGGCGCGACTGGTACGCGACGGTGGAGCAGGAGTACCTGGCGCTGCGCGACCGGCTCCCCCAGGGCGCACCGGTCGTGGTCGGTGGCCTCTCCATGGGCGGCACGCTCGTCACTCGCCTGGTCCAGGAGCATGCCGGACGCGATACCGAGCCGGCCGGCCTCTTGCTGGTCAACCCGTCCTACCTCACGCTGCGCAAGGACGCTGCCCTGCTGCCGGTCGTCAGCCGTGTCCTGGGGTCGTTCCCCGGGATCAGCGACGACATCAAGAAGCCGGGCGCGCACGAGCTCGCCTACGACCGGCTGCCGCTCAAGGCCGCGGCGTCGCTGAGCCAGCTGTGGAAGCTGGTCCGGGCCGACCTCGGCCGGGTGACCGTGCCGGTCCGGCTCTTCCGCAGCCTGACCGACCACGTCGTCGAGCCGGCCAGTGGTGAGGCGCTGCTGGCCGGGGTCGCGTCGTCGGTGAAGTCCGAGGTCATCCTGCCGGAGAGCTACCACGTCGCGACGCTCGACAACGACGCGCCGACGATCTTCGAGAGCAGCGCGGAGTTCATCGCGTCGCTGCTCCGCCCGGCAAGTGCGGACGGCACACGATGA
- a CDS encoding DUF308 domain-containing protein, which yields MSGTPGRPHRGRRDNGLDATEFVPLADVDPRIGEHLLDVLGIVGIAAYLAPSADLNPVVRSTSLPARPTDRLWVDRDRLDEARGLLEAVQEDAVQNDEAGARSSSSTLPLEVDVDTEWERIIAGYDATAAPERPRRRAVSEPPDNTSAGDVGPADAPALSEPTADPLPVRTPGTADQPVRPDPTPTDPTRSDPAAADATLSEPTRVDPAPADPEPEPPSSGVEPTAGPPTESRPAAPSSAPPGAGLLRPTGRDRLIGTDAPPTDFPVDDEEGYEPPPPPPLPRLSAPVIGALLAIAAGLVLLFRSDTLGLSESVRLLLALCGILGGAGALVWRLRDDWTDDDPDDGAVV from the coding sequence ATGAGCGGGACTCCAGGGCGTCCGCACCGGGGTAGACGCGACAACGGTCTCGACGCGACCGAGTTCGTGCCGCTCGCCGACGTCGACCCCCGCATCGGCGAGCACTTGCTCGACGTCCTCGGCATCGTCGGTATCGCCGCGTACCTGGCGCCGAGCGCCGACCTGAACCCGGTCGTGCGGTCCACCTCGCTGCCGGCCCGGCCGACCGACCGGCTGTGGGTCGACCGCGACCGGCTGGACGAGGCCCGCGGGCTGCTGGAGGCGGTCCAGGAAGACGCGGTGCAGAACGACGAAGCGGGCGCTCGGTCGTCGAGTTCGACGCTCCCGCTCGAGGTCGACGTCGACACCGAGTGGGAGCGGATCATCGCGGGTTACGACGCGACCGCCGCTCCCGAGCGTCCGCGTCGCCGTGCGGTGTCGGAACCGCCCGACAACACCTCCGCGGGGGACGTCGGGCCTGCCGACGCCCCGGCGCTGAGCGAACCGACCGCCGATCCACTGCCGGTCCGCACGCCGGGCACCGCCGACCAACCGGTGCGGCCCGACCCGACGCCCACCGACCCAACGCGGAGCGACCCGGCCGCCGCCGACGCGACGCTGAGCGAACCGACCCGGGTCGATCCGGCGCCCGCCGATCCCGAGCCGGAGCCGCCGTCCAGCGGTGTCGAGCCCACGGCCGGCCCTCCCACCGAGTCGCGTCCGGCGGCTCCCTCCTCGGCGCCCCCGGGTGCCGGCCTCCTGCGGCCGACCGGCCGTGATCGGCTGATCGGCACCGACGCACCGCCGACCGACTTCCCGGTCGACGACGAGGAGGGTTACGAGCCGCCCCCGCCGCCACCGCTCCCCCGGCTGTCCGCACCGGTGATCGGCGCGCTGCTGGCGATCGCGGCGGGCCTGGTGTTGCTGTTCCGGTCGGACACGCTCGGGCTGAGCGAGTCGGTGCGGTTGCTGTTGGCGCTCTGCGGCATCTTGGGTGGTGCCGGTGCGCTGGTGTGGCGTCTGCGGGACGACTGGACCGACGACGACCCGGACGACGGGGCCGTCGTCTAA
- a CDS encoding endonuclease/exonuclease/phosphatase family protein has translation MTAPSAEPSDARPVWLRVLDWNVRGLRDDVDALARTIRDAEPHVVVLQEAPRVLRWRARAAQLARRCGLVVARGGGDASGNLVLASLAVSVRDTAVVRLPFTRFQHPRAAVVLRGALAGAPFTVVGVHLGLTEPERVAHVPVLLSALPDDTPTVLAGDVNETADGPAWRALTERLVDAGADDPTPTFSTRSPRRRIDGLFVSPGVPTRGYRVLDTPDVARASDHRPLVVEVGLTR, from the coding sequence GTGACTGCGCCGTCCGCTGAGCCATCCGACGCGAGGCCGGTCTGGCTGCGGGTACTCGACTGGAACGTTCGCGGGCTCCGCGACGACGTGGACGCCCTGGCGCGGACCATCCGGGACGCCGAGCCGCACGTCGTGGTCCTCCAGGAGGCACCCCGGGTCCTGCGCTGGCGGGCTCGTGCGGCGCAGCTGGCCCGCCGCTGCGGCCTGGTCGTGGCGCGCGGCGGCGGCGACGCGTCCGGGAACCTCGTGCTGGCGTCGCTCGCCGTTTCGGTGCGCGACACCGCGGTGGTGCGCCTGCCGTTCACGCGCTTCCAGCACCCGCGTGCGGCGGTGGTGCTCCGGGGCGCGTTGGCGGGCGCACCGTTCACGGTCGTCGGCGTCCACCTGGGACTCACCGAGCCGGAGCGGGTCGCGCACGTCCCGGTCCTGCTCTCGGCGTTGCCGGACGACACCCCGACGGTGCTCGCCGGCGACGTCAACGAGACCGCGGACGGGCCGGCCTGGCGGGCGCTGACCGAGCGCCTGGTCGACGCCGGTGCCGACGACCCGACGCCGACGTTCAGCACCCGGTCGCCCCGCCGCCGCATCGACGGGCTGTTCGTCTCACCCGGCGTGCCGACCCGTGGCTACCGTGTGCTCGACACCCCGGACGTCGCCCGGGCCAGTGACCACCGCCCGCTGGTCGTCGAGGTCGGCCTCACGCGCTGA
- a CDS encoding ROK family glucokinase, with the protein MTLTVGVDVGGTKVLAGVVTPDGEVLATVRRPTPSQDVHDTARVIAEVVRELGEDYTIEAVGVGAAGWIDASRSVVLHAPNLAWRREPLRDRIQERVDLPVVVENDANAAAWAEFRFGAGRDRPHLLLITVGTGIGGGAVVNGEVYRGEFGMAAEFGHVRVVPDGHPCGCGASGCFEQYASGKALVRFARERARNDPDDARTLLEMAGGDVNAIDGPMVTRAAQAGDGVSLASFSELGNWLGWGMADLVSAWDPRCIILGGGVAEAGDLLSIPARETYAKVTALRGRTEAAEVRIAALGNKAGLVGAADLARIR; encoded by the coding sequence GTGACGCTGACCGTCGGAGTCGACGTCGGAGGAACCAAGGTGCTGGCCGGAGTGGTGACTCCGGATGGTGAAGTTCTGGCTACGGTGCGGCGTCCGACACCCAGCCAGGACGTCCACGACACCGCCCGGGTCATCGCCGAGGTCGTTCGCGAGCTGGGCGAGGACTACACGATCGAAGCCGTGGGTGTCGGCGCAGCGGGCTGGATCGATGCATCTCGCTCGGTCGTGCTGCACGCCCCGAACCTGGCCTGGCGCCGGGAGCCGCTGCGGGACCGGATCCAGGAGCGGGTCGACCTGCCGGTCGTCGTCGAGAACGACGCGAACGCGGCGGCCTGGGCGGAGTTCCGGTTCGGCGCCGGACGCGATCGGCCCCACCTGCTGCTGATCACGGTCGGCACCGGGATCGGCGGCGGCGCGGTGGTCAACGGTGAGGTCTACCGCGGCGAGTTCGGCATGGCCGCCGAGTTCGGACACGTCCGGGTCGTACCGGACGGACACCCCTGCGGCTGCGGCGCCAGCGGCTGCTTCGAGCAGTACGCGAGCGGCAAGGCGCTGGTGCGGTTCGCCAGGGAACGGGCCAGGAACGACCCGGACGACGCCAGGACGCTGCTGGAGATGGCCGGTGGCGACGTCAACGCGATCGACGGGCCGATGGTGACCCGGGCCGCACAGGCCGGTGACGGCGTGTCGCTGGCGTCCTTCAGCGAGCTGGGCAACTGGCTGGGCTGGGGGATGGCCGACCTGGTCTCCGCCTGGGATCCGCGCTGCATCATCCTGGGCGGCGGCGTCGCCGAGGCCGGTGACCTGCTGTCGATCCCGGCCCGGGAGACGTACGCGAAGGTGACCGCGCTGCGGGGACGGACCGAGGCGGCCGAGGTGCGGATCGCGGCGCTGGGCAACAAGGCCGGCCTGGTCGGCGCGGCGGACCTCGCGCGAATCCGGTGA